In a genomic window of Candidatus Neomarinimicrobiota bacterium:
- a CDS encoding activase, producing MQQYLGICAGASTITSVNLHRNGQGTTIGNVFNKPHEGNPREVITNLLNNIDIDKFDGVVVTGRRFKELIDLETISEPQAAELALKFINKDKKAYNAIISAGGETFMVYQLDRAGKISKVFTGNKCASGTGEFFLQQTRRMGVNMEEAIEFGQGEIPHVVSGRCSVFCKSDCTHATNIGVPKGQVVAGLSQMMASKILELLKNTPKEDIIIVGGTTQIDVMMDYLKASIKNLIIPEEATYFEALGAAVYASDLKNGHKVDLDNLFSKKSSQFDFHKALSQFEDQVNFVELDRGVAKEGDRCILGLDVGSTTTKIVALRESDLKIV from the coding sequence ATGCAGCAATATCTGGGTATATGTGCGGGGGCTTCAACCATCACTTCTGTAAATCTCCACAGAAATGGTCAGGGAACCACCATAGGCAATGTCTTTAATAAACCCCATGAAGGCAATCCCAGAGAAGTCATAACCAATCTCCTGAACAATATAGATATCGACAAATTTGATGGCGTCGTGGTCACTGGTCGTCGATTTAAAGAACTCATCGACCTGGAGACCATCTCTGAACCACAGGCTGCTGAACTCGCATTAAAATTCATCAATAAAGACAAAAAAGCCTATAACGCCATTATCAGCGCCGGTGGAGAAACCTTCATGGTTTACCAGCTGGACAGGGCTGGAAAAATTTCCAAAGTGTTTACTGGGAATAAGTGCGCATCAGGTACTGGAGAATTTTTTCTTCAGCAAACCCGCCGTATGGGCGTGAACATGGAAGAGGCCATTGAATTTGGTCAGGGTGAAATCCCCCATGTTGTCTCAGGACGATGTTCCGTTTTTTGCAAGAGTGATTGTACCCACGCCACCAACATTGGGGTTCCCAAGGGACAGGTGGTTGCCGGTCTGAGCCAGATGATGGCCAGTAAAATTCTGGAACTCCTGAAAAATACTCCCAAAGAAGACATCATCATCGTAGGCGGCACCACCCAGATTGATGTCATGATGGACTATCTCAAAGCAAGCATTAAGAATCTGATCATTCCGGAGGAAGCAACCTATTTCGAAGCTTTAGGCGCTGCCGTATATGCCTCTGATTTAAAGAACGGTCATAAAGTTGATCTAGATAATCTTTTTTCGAAAAAATCTTCCCAATTCGATTTCCATAAAGCCCTCTCGCAATTTGAGGACCAGGTGAATTTTGTAGAACTTGATCGTGGTGTTGCCAAAGAGGGAGATCGGTGCATTCTTGGCCTGGATGTGGGATCAACCACCACCAAAATAGTTGCTCTGCGGGAATCCGATTTGAAAATCGT
- a CDS encoding von Willebrand factor type A domain-containing protein produces MKKSIIAIICVLLSLSLFAGDTGIIKGTIVAARDGSPLIGANIFLKESKQGAATDLKGKYFIKDVSAGKYELVAQFIGYSTIVKNIEVKADSILTVDIEMEIEMVESQAITISAERPLIMQEMKISRVQSEAASFLAMSYPANRMQFPVSNTEEYSKIDETGFLEVTANPLSTFAADVDAASYANVRRFIMQGKYPYADAVRTEELVNYFSYDYEVPRSNDPLSINLEYSDCPWNDENQLIHIGLRGKSLQRDEEISSNLVFLLDVSGSMKKPDKLPLLKQAFKLLVKQLTQNDRVSIVVYAGAAGEVLSSTPGSEKKKILRAIDKLEAGGSTAGGAGIQMAYKIAKENFIKGGNNRVILATDGDFNVGISSSSELVRYIEDQRDNGIFLTVLGFGQGNYKDNRLQELADRGNGTHAYIDNIMEAKKVLVDELTGTLYTIAKDVKIQVEFNPAKVHSYRLLGYENRRLANEDYEDDKKDAGEVGAGHTVTALYEIVPLRPNDKTQVQELKYQETKIKNSAFKSSDVLTVRIRYKDPDGDQSQEISKVLTGKPIQLAKASNNFRFSAAVAQFAQILRDSEFKGEADLKTVKKLAKGAKGDDEYGYRAEFINLVERCMLIEKRNSLKDGD; encoded by the coding sequence ATGAAAAAGTCAATCATTGCTATTATCTGTGTTCTGCTCAGTCTGAGTCTATTTGCTGGTGATACGGGTATAATCAAGGGTACAATTGTGGCTGCTAGAGATGGAAGTCCACTGATCGGTGCAAATATTTTCTTAAAGGAGAGTAAACAAGGCGCTGCTACTGATCTGAAGGGAAAATATTTTATTAAGGATGTGAGCGCCGGTAAGTACGAATTGGTAGCTCAATTTATTGGCTACAGCACAATCGTAAAAAATATTGAGGTGAAAGCTGATTCTATTCTGACTGTGGATATCGAAATGGAAATCGAAATGGTCGAGTCCCAAGCCATCACGATTAGCGCTGAGCGGCCACTAATAATGCAGGAAATGAAGATCAGTCGCGTACAGTCGGAAGCTGCCTCATTTTTAGCAATGTCCTACCCCGCCAACAGGATGCAGTTCCCGGTCTCAAATACTGAAGAGTATAGTAAGATAGACGAGACTGGTTTCCTGGAAGTTACTGCAAACCCCCTTTCAACTTTTGCAGCTGATGTGGATGCTGCTTCATATGCCAATGTACGGCGGTTCATCATGCAGGGGAAATACCCCTATGCTGATGCGGTTCGCACTGAGGAATTAGTCAACTATTTCAGCTACGACTACGAAGTGCCTCGGTCAAACGATCCTCTTTCCATAAATCTGGAGTATTCAGATTGCCCCTGGAATGATGAAAATCAACTCATTCATATTGGTCTTAGAGGTAAATCTTTACAAAGAGATGAGGAAATATCCAGCAACCTGGTATTCCTATTGGATGTTTCAGGATCAATGAAGAAACCTGATAAACTACCCTTGCTCAAACAAGCTTTTAAGCTCCTTGTCAAGCAACTCACCCAGAATGACAGAGTGAGTATCGTGGTCTATGCCGGGGCAGCCGGTGAGGTTTTATCTTCAACACCAGGATCTGAGAAAAAAAAGATCCTGAGGGCTATCGATAAGCTTGAAGCAGGTGGCAGTACCGCTGGAGGGGCAGGCATTCAAATGGCTTATAAAATTGCCAAGGAAAATTTTATCAAAGGGGGTAACAATCGAGTAATCCTTGCCACAGACGGTGACTTTAACGTAGGCATTTCCTCTTCTTCTGAATTGGTCAGATATATTGAAGATCAGCGTGATAATGGGATTTTTCTTACGGTACTGGGCTTCGGTCAGGGCAATTACAAGGACAATCGACTCCAGGAACTTGCCGATAGAGGTAATGGTACACACGCCTATATTGACAACATTATGGAAGCCAAAAAAGTGCTGGTCGACGAGTTGACAGGGACCCTTTATACAATTGCCAAGGATGTAAAAATCCAGGTTGAATTCAATCCCGCAAAAGTCCATTCATATCGTTTGCTGGGATATGAAAATCGTCGTCTCGCAAATGAGGATTATGAGGATGACAAAAAGGATGCAGGAGAAGTTGGTGCTGGTCATACCGTGACTGCTTTATATGAAATTGTACCCCTTCGACCAAATGATAAAACCCAGGTGCAGGAATTGAAGTATCAAGAAACAAAGATAAAAAATTCTGCCTTCAAATCCTCCGACGTTCTCACGGTTAGAATTCGCTATAAGGATCCTGATGGCGACCAGAGTCAGGAAATATCAAAAGTCCTCACTGGGAAGCCTATTCAACTGGCAAAGGCATCTAATAACTTCAGATTCTCAGCCGCTGTGGCCCAATTCGCACAGATACTCAGAGATTCAGAATTTAAAGGTGAGGCAGATTTAAAAACGGTTAAGAAACTTGCAAAGGGGGCTAAAGGTGATGATGAATACGGTTATCGGGCAGAATTTATTAATCTTGTGGAACGCTGTATGCTCATCGAGAAAAGGAATTCATTAAAGGATGGGGATTAG
- a CDS encoding response regulator transcription factor, with product MSKENKKRVLVVEDDESIVDLLTIHLEDMGFEVVSEDHGELGLGLAQNESFDLIILDIMLPGMDGMEICKRIRMEDRLTPIMMLTSRSEELDKVLGLELGADEYITKPFSIREFIARVKALFRRMEVDAESSTPKAAATAIKIEALDIDSEKRRVTVNGQSIELTAKEFDLLYLFASHPGKAYSRQQLLTLIWGYQFSGYEHTVNSHINRLRAKIEQDPANPRYIQTVWSVGYRFVDLEELAT from the coding sequence ATTTCTAAAGAAAATAAGAAGCGTGTTCTGGTTGTGGAGGATGACGAATCAATCGTTGATCTCTTAACCATTCATCTAGAAGATATGGGATTTGAGGTGGTTTCTGAAGACCATGGCGAGTTAGGGCTTGGACTGGCACAAAACGAAAGTTTTGATCTCATTATTCTTGATATCATGCTTCCTGGTATGGATGGCATGGAGATCTGCAAGCGTATCCGCATGGAGGACAGGCTGACACCCATCATGATGCTCACTTCTCGCTCAGAGGAACTGGACAAGGTCCTGGGGCTTGAGCTGGGCGCTGATGAATACATCACCAAACCCTTTAGCATTCGCGAATTTATTGCCAGAGTCAAAGCGCTCTTCCGACGCATGGAAGTTGATGCGGAGAGCTCCACACCAAAGGCCGCTGCCACGGCTATTAAAATTGAAGCATTGGATATTGATAGTGAGAAGAGACGTGTCACTGTTAATGGCCAATCGATTGAGCTTACGGCCAAGGAATTTGACCTGCTCTATCTGTTTGCCAGTCATCCTGGAAAGGCTTATTCAAGACAACAATTGCTGACCTTAATCTGGGGTTATCAATTTAGTGGATATGAGCATACTGTGAATTCACACATCAATCGTTTACGAGCTAAAATTGAGCAGGATCCAGCCAATCCTCGCTATATCCAAACGGTGTGGAGCGTGGGGTATCGCTTTGTGGATCTGGAAGAGTTAGCCACATGA
- a CDS encoding HAMP domain-containing histidine kinase, producing MRRFFQSFYGKLTSVFLLVLIFMGISQVVITTRSFISFNQEVDQRLNLNLAKDMAFELIPILDEELDFGKIGERIHYMMVMNPKIEIYVLNEWGNVLAFFAEPGKTMVADSVDLDPVYQFLLQADHAPILGSDPRQPGKRKPFSAAELLMGDGSKGFLYIIIGGQQYDSTFAFFQESYIVRTMINGLLITVVFAGIIGLILFALLTKRLRVISEIVSEFEQGNLEHRIDVSTKDEFGQLGHSFNSMADTIEATIEKLRLNDNLRRELIANVSHDLRTPLASIQGYVETILMKTDMDDEKKLKYLGVILKNTQSLSNQVNELFELSKLEAKQILPVQEPFSINELAQDVCLKFKTQIEDHGLELVDNIPHSLPPVIGDIAMVERVISNLIRNASEFTESGGRISLDIKQQDKSVMISIEDTGQGISPDDLPRIFDRFYTGGKKSIKGSTSTGLGLTIASKMIEAHDQVLEVESELGRGTCFYFSLPIA from the coding sequence ATGAGACGTTTTTTTCAGTCATTTTATGGCAAGCTGACCTCAGTATTTCTTCTGGTCCTCATATTTATGGGTATCAGTCAGGTTGTGATAACGACACGCTCATTTATTAGTTTCAATCAGGAAGTTGATCAGCGCCTCAATCTGAATCTTGCAAAGGATATGGCCTTTGAACTCATACCCATTCTGGATGAAGAACTGGATTTTGGCAAAATTGGAGAACGCATTCACTATATGATGGTGATGAACCCCAAGATTGAGATTTATGTATTAAATGAGTGGGGCAATGTCCTGGCCTTTTTTGCCGAGCCTGGAAAAACCATGGTGGCTGATTCAGTTGATCTGGATCCAGTCTATCAATTCTTATTACAGGCAGATCACGCTCCCATTTTGGGAAGCGACCCCAGACAGCCAGGCAAACGTAAACCCTTTTCAGCAGCTGAGCTCCTCATGGGGGATGGGTCAAAAGGATTCCTCTATATCATTATCGGGGGGCAGCAGTATGACTCAACCTTCGCCTTTTTCCAGGAGAGCTATATTGTCCGCACCATGATCAACGGTCTGCTCATTACCGTTGTGTTCGCTGGCATCATTGGTTTGATACTGTTTGCCCTTCTGACCAAACGCCTCCGGGTGATCTCAGAGATCGTTTCAGAATTTGAGCAAGGGAATCTTGAGCATCGTATTGATGTTTCAACCAAAGACGAATTCGGGCAACTCGGTCATTCATTTAACAGCATGGCTGATACCATTGAAGCCACCATAGAGAAGCTCCGACTGAATGACAATCTGCGCAGGGAATTGATTGCCAACGTTTCCCACGACCTGCGAACCCCTCTGGCCTCCATTCAGGGGTATGTGGAAACCATTCTCATGAAAACGGATATGGATGATGAGAAAAAACTAAAATATCTGGGAGTTATTCTTAAAAACACCCAGAGTTTGAGCAATCAGGTCAATGAGTTATTCGAATTGTCCAAGCTGGAAGCCAAACAGATTCTTCCAGTGCAGGAACCCTTCTCAATCAATGAACTTGCCCAGGATGTATGCCTGAAATTTAAAACTCAGATAGAAGACCATGGTTTGGAACTGGTTGACAACATCCCCCACAGCTTACCTCCAGTGATTGGGGATATAGCCATGGTGGAACGGGTCATCTCCAACCTGATTCGTAATGCTTCTGAATTTACGGAATCAGGGGGGCGTATCAGTCTGGATATAAAGCAGCAGGATAAATCTGTAATGATCAGCATCGAGGACACTGGTCAGGGGATCTCCCCTGATGATTTGCCTCGCATTTTTGATCGCTTCTACACTGGTGGCAAAAAATCCATCAAGGGATCCACAAGTACGGGTCTGGGTTTAACCATCGCATCCAAAATGATCGAAGCCCATGATCAAGTACTTGAGGTGGAGAGCGAATTAGGACGGGGTACCTGCTTTTATTTCAGTCTACCTATTGCTTAG
- a CDS encoding spondin domain-containing protein, translating into MIQKMTLIGMTLLLIVACDTTTNEPQIEGDFKVTIENIAEAKSYSSSGAFNTPVGASGPAPIFPGEAYEVSFSAAPGSKLSFATMFVQSNDLFYAPDGGGIDLYDSMGDQMVGDITSQIMLWDAGSELNQEPGLGADQAPRQAGANTGAADTDNTVRLASDDFSNLPAVADVVQVSLSSNGATAFTLRIENVSSSSTLMTSDGGSTAVPLAPGVYVVHSGADVLFTAGMADYGYGLAAIAEDGDPTDLSSMIAMDTGVTQLYAPGVYVVHESANPLFTADVADRGEGLEDLAEDGDPSSLAAALTASSMYTASGAFNIPVGAAGPGALAPGASYEFVITAMEGDYLSLATMLVQSNDLFVAPSGMGIALFNDGTAMTGDVTSYLSIWDAGTEVNETPGIGLNQAPRQAGAGAGMDEMGLVSIVDDMYNYPSLSDIIRVTITEI; encoded by the coding sequence ATGATTCAAAAAATGACCCTGATAGGAATGACACTACTACTGATTGTTGCATGCGATACGACAACGAATGAACCGCAAATTGAGGGGGACTTCAAAGTTACTATCGAGAATATTGCTGAAGCTAAAAGCTATTCATCAAGCGGGGCTTTCAACACCCCTGTGGGTGCATCAGGTCCAGCGCCTATTTTTCCTGGTGAAGCTTATGAAGTAAGTTTTAGCGCTGCACCTGGCAGCAAATTGTCATTTGCCACCATGTTCGTCCAATCCAATGATCTTTTTTATGCTCCCGATGGTGGGGGAATCGATCTTTATGATAGCATGGGTGACCAGATGGTAGGTGATATCACCAGTCAAATCATGCTCTGGGATGCTGGTAGCGAGCTGAATCAGGAACCAGGTCTGGGTGCAGATCAGGCACCTCGTCAGGCTGGTGCCAATACTGGTGCAGCAGATACTGACAACACAGTTCGTCTGGCATCAGATGATTTTTCAAACTTGCCAGCTGTAGCAGATGTGGTCCAGGTAAGCTTGAGTTCAAACGGAGCGACAGCATTTACACTGCGCATTGAAAATGTCTCCAGCTCCAGCACACTCATGACCTCTGACGGCGGTAGCACAGCTGTACCACTGGCTCCCGGTGTATATGTCGTTCATTCCGGTGCAGATGTGCTCTTTACTGCTGGAATGGCTGATTATGGATACGGATTGGCAGCAATTGCTGAAGACGGTGATCCAACGGACCTCTCTTCAATGATTGCCATGGATACAGGTGTAACTCAGCTGTATGCCCCAGGTGTGTATGTGGTCCATGAATCAGCAAATCCTCTCTTTACTGCAGATGTGGCAGATCGCGGGGAAGGTCTTGAAGATCTGGCTGAAGATGGTGACCCAAGTAGCCTGGCAGCTGCTCTGACCGCATCAAGCATGTATACTGCATCTGGCGCCTTCAATATCCCAGTTGGTGCAGCAGGTCCTGGTGCATTGGCTCCAGGTGCCAGTTACGAATTCGTCATCACTGCCATGGAAGGTGATTATCTTTCACTGGCCACCATGTTGGTTCAGTCAAATGATCTATTCGTGGCACCCTCAGGAATGGGCATTGCCCTGTTTAATGATGGGACAGCCATGACTGGTGATGTCACCAGCTATCTCAGTATTTGGGATGCAGGTACCGAGGTCAACGAAACGCCAGGGATTGGGCTGAATCAGGCGCCACGACAAGCGGGTGCTGGTGCTGGTATGGATGAAATGGGACTGGTGAGTATAGTTGACGATATGTACAACTATCCCTCGCTCAGTGACATCATCAGAGTAACTATTACAGAGATATAG
- the msrB gene encoding peptide-methionine (R)-S-oxide reductase MsrB: protein MQTKNKVTLSIVLSLILLGSITGQIVSRDSPLASTYYKTATFAGGCFWCMEAPFEALDGVVEVISGYSGGSVTNPTYKQVTSGLTGHLEVVQVSYDPQKVSYETLLKVFWQNIDPTDGGGQFADRGSQYMTAIFFHTSDQSKLARESKSKLDASGKFKDRVATDIIKFQQFWPAEDYHQDYYRKNTKYYNRYKVGSGRDGYLKKTWKNDKETFKDTGYFSKPSQSELKTSLSRMEYKVTQECGTEPAFSNAYWNNKEAGIYVDVVSGEPLFSSRDKFNSGTGWPSFTRPIEDKNIIEVADMSFSMVRTEVKSKSADSHLGHLFDDGPGPDGMRYCINSAALKFIPLAKMELEGYGEYVDQITGK, encoded by the coding sequence ATGCAAACCAAAAATAAAGTAACCCTGTCCATTGTTTTAAGTTTGATCCTTCTGGGATCGATTACTGGCCAGATTGTGTCAAGAGATTCACCGCTTGCTTCGACCTACTACAAAACGGCAACCTTTGCCGGAGGATGTTTCTGGTGCATGGAAGCCCCTTTTGAAGCTCTGGATGGGGTTGTAGAAGTGATATCAGGTTATTCTGGTGGTAGTGTAACCAACCCTACCTACAAACAGGTGACCAGCGGCTTAACCGGTCATCTTGAAGTGGTTCAGGTGAGCTATGACCCACAAAAAGTCAGTTATGAGACCCTGTTAAAGGTTTTCTGGCAAAATATTGATCCAACAGATGGGGGCGGGCAATTTGCTGATAGAGGTTCACAATACATGACTGCCATTTTTTTCCACACAAGTGACCAGTCGAAATTGGCCAGGGAATCAAAATCCAAACTGGATGCCTCAGGTAAATTTAAAGATCGGGTTGCTACAGATATTATCAAATTTCAACAATTCTGGCCTGCAGAAGACTATCATCAGGATTACTACCGCAAGAACACCAAATATTATAATAGGTATAAGGTGGGCTCTGGCAGAGATGGATATCTCAAGAAAACCTGGAAAAATGACAAGGAAACCTTCAAGGATACAGGCTATTTCAGCAAGCCTTCACAATCAGAGCTTAAGACATCCCTGAGCAGGATGGAGTACAAAGTCACACAGGAATGTGGGACTGAACCTGCCTTTTCCAATGCTTACTGGAATAATAAGGAAGCAGGTATCTATGTGGATGTCGTGAGCGGAGAGCCGTTGTTCAGCTCCAGGGATAAATTCAATTCAGGTACAGGATGGCCCAGTTTTACCAGACCGATTGAAGACAAAAATATAATTGAAGTAGCTGATATGAGTTTTTCCATGGTGAGGACAGAAGTGAAGAGCAAAAGTGCGGACTCACATCTGGGTCACCTGTTTGATGATGGACCAGGTCCTGATGGCATGCGTTATTGCATTAATTCAGCTGCTCTTAAATTCATCCCTCTCGCTAAAATGGAACTGGAGGGTTATGGAGAGTATGTTGATCAAATCACTGGGAAGTGA